In Paenibacillus ihbetae, the following are encoded in one genomic region:
- a CDS encoding vWA domain-containing protein, whose amino-acid sequence MKQILLITDGCSNVGTSPVLAAAHALQEGIVVNVVGVLDYGTIGELGGLEIQEIAKAGGGIHRIVGTPQLAQTIQMMTRKTVVQTIQQAVNKEIQHILGDGSLEDLPPAKRSQVVEVVDELAETSPLQVALLIDASASMKPKLAAVEEAIRDLMLSLKARAGSSRLSVFHFPGKHSGEDAVMDVDWTSDLDGVRSMFGRLQMKGATPTGPALLKVIEFYRYGTLEGNQSWQGHSSQEEGMLGDYVV is encoded by the coding sequence ATGAAACAAATCTTGCTGATAACCGACGGATGCTCGAATGTAGGCACAAGCCCGGTGCTCGCTGCGGCTCATGCGCTGCAGGAAGGGATCGTTGTGAATGTGGTGGGCGTGCTGGATTATGGTACGATCGGCGAGCTCGGAGGATTGGAAATCCAAGAAATTGCCAAGGCCGGAGGGGGGATACACCGGATCGTGGGAACGCCGCAGCTGGCTCAGACGATACAGATGATGACGCGGAAAACCGTGGTTCAAACGATCCAGCAAGCGGTAAATAAGGAGATACAGCATATTTTGGGGGATGGATCGCTGGAGGATCTGCCGCCTGCCAAGCGCTCTCAGGTCGTTGAGGTGGTGGATGAGCTGGCGGAAACGTCGCCGCTTCAGGTAGCACTGCTGATTGACGCGAGTGCCAGCATGAAGCCGAAGCTGGCTGCCGTCGAGGAAGCGATACGGGATCTGATGCTCAGTCTGAAAGCCCGTGCGGGCTCGAGCCGGTTATCCGTGTTTCACTTTCCGGGCAAGCATAGCGGCGAGGATGCGGTGATGGACGTCGACTGGACCTCGGATTTGGACGGCGTCAGGAGCATGTTCGGCCGGCTTCAGATGAAGGGAGCCACCCCGACGGGACCAGCGCTGTTAAAGGTGATTGAATTTTACCGATATGGTACACTAGAGGGTAATCAATCATGGCAGGGACATTCCAGCCAAGAGGAAGGGATGCTCGGTGACTACGTCGTCTAG
- the spoIIE gene encoding stage II sporulation protein E, whose product MDKRNLVMFPGTEAVKGGAGSLRARLTDRLGLLSFLQRPIHFLATKKWMILLTFMGFLLGRAMILGELSPFAAAYFAVIAFMRRDVLLPVGIAIVAGSLLTPFPVAWMVPAEILIFYFMMRGLETYDRAELSYAPMMVFVSTFFVNLFAVLVGPSITWYSMMMLTLNAVLSFVLTLVFIQAIPVMTLRKKSYVLRNEEILCLIILLASVMTGAVGWTIQSLSIEHVLSRYLILLFALVGGAPLGASVGVVTGLILSLANISAFSQMSLLAFSGMLAGMLKEGKKPGVSLGMLLGATILSIYFSSPNEVLVSTWETCAAIVFFLLTPKSVMQAIGKYVPGTQDHTRSQHEYAKRVRDLTADRVTQFSRVFRQLSQSFGQTTGTVQPPGKQAEEMNHFMNAVAEGSCATCYKRNQCWDMKFYQTYKYMTDMMTSIEENPELEVKDLPAEWSRICSKKEEVLAILKQQYHLYQHDMQWKRQIYDSRHLVAEQLSGVSQVMEDLAREIKRESQTMHIQEEQIREALQHLGLSIQGIDIISLDSGHVEIEIIHAYTRGYDECRKIIAPLLSDILGEHIAVVEETLTHPRDGLATVRFGSAKTFEVITGVAGAAKGGDILSGDSFSTVELGNGTFAVALSDGMGNGERARLESSSALSILEQLLQSGMDEKLAIKSVNSILMLRSPDEIYATVDMALIDQYTAQTTFMKIGSTPSFIKRGNEVIPVTASNLPIGIIQDIEVDLVSIQLQAGDVLIMMTDGIYDAPGYAVNKELWMKRMIQEVTSSDPQEIADCLLEKVIRYQQNQIHDDMTVVVGRVDHYQPEWSNVHIPGFSRMERPRTVS is encoded by the coding sequence ATGGATAAAAGAAATCTGGTGATGTTTCCGGGTACTGAGGCAGTCAAGGGAGGAGCGGGTTCGCTGCGTGCCCGTTTGACGGATCGATTAGGGCTGTTGTCCTTCCTGCAGCGTCCCATCCACTTCCTGGCCACGAAGAAGTGGATGATCTTATTGACCTTTATGGGGTTCCTGCTTGGACGAGCCATGATTTTGGGGGAGCTCTCGCCGTTTGCGGCAGCCTACTTCGCGGTCATTGCTTTTATGCGCCGCGACGTGCTGCTGCCGGTAGGAATCGCCATTGTAGCAGGAAGCCTGCTTACCCCCTTTCCGGTCGCTTGGATGGTGCCGGCAGAGATTCTCATTTTTTATTTCATGATGCGGGGACTGGAAACGTATGACCGGGCGGAATTATCGTATGCCCCGATGATGGTCTTCGTCTCCACGTTCTTCGTGAACCTGTTCGCCGTGCTGGTCGGACCGAGCATTACCTGGTATTCGATGATGATGCTGACCTTGAATGCGGTGCTCAGCTTCGTGCTGACGCTGGTGTTCATTCAGGCGATACCGGTAATGACGCTCCGCAAGAAATCATATGTGCTTCGGAATGAGGAAATTCTATGCTTGATCATTCTGCTGGCGTCGGTCATGACAGGTGCCGTCGGCTGGACGATCCAATCCCTGTCGATCGAGCATGTCCTCTCCCGTTATTTGATCCTTCTCTTCGCACTGGTTGGAGGTGCTCCTCTAGGAGCCTCGGTAGGGGTCGTGACAGGGCTCATCCTGAGCCTTGCGAATATATCCGCTTTCTCTCAAATGAGTCTGCTCGCGTTCTCCGGCATGCTTGCCGGCATGCTGAAGGAAGGGAAGAAGCCCGGCGTATCGCTTGGCATGCTGCTCGGCGCGACCATTCTCTCCATTTATTTCAGCAGCCCGAACGAGGTGCTTGTCTCCACGTGGGAAACCTGCGCAGCCATCGTATTCTTCCTGCTGACGCCGAAGAGCGTAATGCAGGCGATTGGCAAATATGTTCCCGGCACGCAGGATCACACCCGTTCCCAGCATGAGTATGCGAAGCGGGTTCGCGATCTGACGGCAGACCGGGTGACCCAATTCTCCCGGGTATTTCGCCAGCTGTCGCAAAGCTTCGGGCAGACGACCGGAACGGTGCAGCCGCCCGGCAAACAGGCCGAAGAGATGAATCATTTCATGAATGCGGTTGCCGAAGGCAGCTGTGCGACATGCTATAAACGCAATCAATGCTGGGACATGAAATTCTATCAGACCTATAAATATATGACGGATATGATGACTTCGATCGAAGAAAATCCGGAGCTGGAGGTGAAGGATCTGCCAGCGGAGTGGAGCCGAATCTGCTCCAAGAAGGAGGAGGTGCTGGCGATCCTCAAGCAGCAATACCATCTATACCAACATGATATGCAGTGGAAACGCCAAATATACGACAGCCGTCACCTGGTCGCCGAGCAATTGTCCGGCGTCTCGCAGGTGATGGAGGATCTTGCGCGGGAAATTAAACGGGAGAGCCAGACGATGCACATCCAGGAGGAGCAGATCCGGGAAGCCTTGCAGCATTTGGGATTGTCGATCCAAGGCATCGATATCATCAGCCTGGACTCCGGCCATGTGGAAATTGAGATCATTCATGCCTATACCCGGGGATATGATGAATGCAGGAAGATTATCGCCCCGCTGCTGTCCGATATTCTCGGCGAGCATATCGCCGTGGTGGAGGAGACGCTGACCCATCCGCGGGACGGGCTGGCCACGGTGCGTTTCGGATCGGCGAAGACCTTTGAAGTCATCACGGGTGTGGCCGGGGCCGCCAAGGGCGGGGATATTTTGTCCGGCGACAGCTTCAGTACGGTGGAGCTGGGGAACGGCACATTTGCCGTGGCTCTGAGCGACGGTATGGGCAACGGGGAGAGAGCGCGGCTCGAGAGCAGCTCCGCGCTGAGCATTCTGGAGCAGCTGCTCCAATCCGGCATGGACGAGAAGCTGGCGATCAAGTCGGTGAATTCGATATTAATGCTGCGATCGCCGGATGAGATTTATGCGACGGTCGATATGGCGTTAATCGATCAATATACGGCTCAGACGACATTTATGAAGATCGGCTCGACCCCGAGCTTTATTAAGCGGGGGAATGAAGTGATCCCCGTTACCGCCAGCAATCTGCCGATCGGTATCATTCAAGATATTGAAGTCGATCTGGTGTCGATTCAGCTGCAGGCGGGAGATGTGCTCATCATGATGACGGACGGTATTTATGATGCGCCGGGTTATGCCGTTAACAAGGAGCTGTGGATGAAGCGGATGATTCAAGAGGTGACCAGCTCCGATCCGCAGGAAATTGCCGATTGCCTGCTCGAAAAGGTGATACGCTATCAGCAGAATCAAATTCATGACGATATGACGGTCGTAGTCGGACGTGTGGATCACTATCAACCGGAATGGTCCAATGTGCATATCCCCGGATTCTCCAGAATGGAACGGCCGCGTACGGTAAGTTAG
- a CDS encoding S1 domain-containing RNA-binding protein translates to MAIEVGTKLEGKVTGITHFGAFVDLSGGVTGLVHISEIADNYVKDVNDHLKINDVVTVKVINVDKDGKIGLSIKQAVDKPASESRPPRGPRPERSSGGERFGGGGGGFNRERGGRPFKPAANKTSFEDKMSRFLKDSEERISSLKKNTEGKRGGRGAKRM, encoded by the coding sequence ATGGCAATTGAAGTGGGCACCAAGTTAGAGGGCAAGGTGACAGGCATAACGCATTTTGGAGCATTTGTGGATCTGTCAGGAGGTGTCACGGGTCTCGTTCACATCTCAGAAATCGCCGATAATTACGTTAAGGACGTCAACGACCATTTGAAGATTAACGATGTCGTGACCGTCAAGGTAATTAATGTCGATAAGGACGGCAAGATCGGTCTTTCGATCAAGCAAGCTGTCGACAAGCCGGCTTCTGAAAGTCGACCACCCCGGGGACCAAGACCGGAGCGCAGCAGCGGCGGAGAACGATTTGGTGGTGGCGGCGGTGGTTTCAACCGTGAACGCGGCGGACGCCCGTTTAAGCCTGCAGCCAATAAGACTTCTTTTGAGGATAAAATGTCACGCTTCCTGAAAGATAGTGAAGAACGAATTTCTTCGCTCAAGAAGAATACCGAGGGCAAACGCGGCGGACGCGGAGCCAAACGTATGTAA
- a CDS encoding FtsB family cell division protein has product MGRYAEQPNSKKQASGQTQANTQGARRRKRIFFTIMALFLIWAGSSLWSQNDRIRKQNEALEEKQQQYKVIEQSMNQLQHEVERLNDPEYIGQIARKKFGLYLPNETPIIQPQNSGE; this is encoded by the coding sequence ATGGGGCGATATGCTGAACAGCCGAATTCGAAGAAGCAGGCTTCCGGGCAGACACAAGCCAACACGCAAGGCGCCCGCCGGCGTAAACGAATATTTTTTACGATCATGGCGCTGTTTTTGATCTGGGCCGGTTCTTCGCTCTGGTCCCAAAATGACCGTATCCGCAAACAGAATGAAGCGCTTGAGGAGAAGCAGCAGCAATACAAGGTGATCGAGCAGTCGATGAACCAGCTCCAACACGAGGTGGAGCGGCTGAATGATCCTGAATATATCGGGCAGATTGCCCGGAAGAAATTCGGGCTTTACTTGCCGAATGAAACGCCGATTATTCAGCCCCAAAATTCGGGCGAATAG
- the yabQ gene encoding spore cortex biosynthesis protein YabQ encodes MNPSVQWITLLWMLFSGAAMGVAFDSYRVLAGQLHFPRWSKHALDFLYWVAAALFIFRMLYVTNNGQLRFYVFVGLFIGVWIYFLLWSVITQRFVVMLIQAAKGLLSILYKLFRMLIWNPVRGILMILLGLLRFLWKFLLSLLRLVLKCLMPFWRLLKWMLKPITSRLKLPAWCKLVADKVIKAWKRWF; translated from the coding sequence ATGAACCCGAGCGTTCAATGGATCACGCTGCTCTGGATGCTCTTCTCCGGGGCAGCAATGGGCGTGGCCTTCGACAGCTACCGGGTGCTGGCCGGCCAGCTCCACTTCCCGAGGTGGTCCAAGCATGCCCTTGATTTTCTATATTGGGTGGCGGCAGCCCTCTTCATCTTCCGCATGCTGTATGTGACAAATAACGGACAGCTCCGCTTCTATGTGTTTGTAGGACTCTTCATAGGGGTTTGGATCTATTTTTTATTATGGAGTGTCATAACCCAGCGTTTTGTGGTAATGTTAATTCAGGCAGCAAAAGGGCTCTTGTCTATTTTGTACAAGTTATTCCGAATGCTGATATGGAATCCGGTAAGAGGGATTCTCATGATATTGCTGGGACTGCTTCGCTTCCTGTGGAAGTTTCTGTTGTCGCTTCTGCGTCTGGTGCTGAAATGCCTGATGCCTTTTTGGCGGCTCTTGAAATGGATGCTGAAGCCGATCACATCCCGGCTCAAGCTGCCGGCTTGGTGCAAGCTGGTGGCGGACAAGGTCATTAAGGCGTGGAAACGCTGGTTCTAG
- the yabP gene encoding sporulation protein YabP: protein MIDQGKGKFHDLRMQNRKLLDITGVQNVESFDSEEFLLQTELGHLTIRGQNLHIKNLSLEEGLLSIEGLVHSLIYLNPGSQAKNKSLLGKLFK, encoded by the coding sequence ATGATCGACCAAGGGAAGGGTAAATTTCACGACCTGCGCATGCAGAACCGGAAGCTGCTGGACATTACCGGCGTCCAGAATGTGGAGAGCTTCGACAGCGAAGAGTTTCTGCTTCAGACCGAGCTTGGGCATCTCACGATTCGGGGGCAAAATTTACATATTAAAAATCTCAGCCTGGAAGAGGGGCTTTTGTCGATTGAAGGTCTGGTGCATTCACTTATTTATTTGAATCCCGGGTCCCAGGCCAAGAACAAGAGTCTTCTGGGCAAGCTGTTTAAATGA
- a CDS encoding RNA-binding S4 domain-containing protein: MRVDKFLKVSRLIKRRTVAKDVSDQGRVLINGREAKPSSSVKLGDEITVQFGQKLVTVRVERLAETTRKDEANSLYTLVKEEPIVKDNGLDW; the protein is encoded by the coding sequence ATGCGCGTCGATAAATTCCTGAAAGTATCGAGGTTAATCAAGCGGCGTACCGTAGCGAAGGATGTATCGGATCAAGGCCGGGTGCTGATCAACGGCCGCGAGGCCAAGCCGAGCAGCTCGGTGAAGCTGGGCGACGAAATCACCGTCCAGTTTGGCCAGAAGCTGGTAACGGTCCGGGTCGAGCGTCTCGCGGAGACTACCCGTAAAGATGAGGCGAACAGTCTCTATACCTTGGTCAAGGAAGAACCGATCGTTAAAGATAACGGACTGGACTGGTAG
- a CDS encoding HU family DNA-binding protein, translated as MNKTDLINNISNKSGLTKKDVENVLNGFLGEITDALANGDKVQLIGFGTFETRKRAGRTGRNPQTGNTIEIPESNVPAFKAGNKLKEAVK; from the coding sequence ATGAACAAAACAGATTTGATCAACAACATTTCCAACAAAAGCGGTTTGACTAAGAAGGACGTAGAGAACGTTCTGAACGGTTTCCTTGGCGAAATCACGGACGCCTTGGCTAATGGAGATAAAGTTCAATTGATCGGCTTCGGCACATTCGAAACCCGCAAGCGCGCAGGCCGTACGGGCCGCAACCCGCAAACGGGCAACACGATCGAAATTCCGGAATCGAACGTTCCTGCATTCAAAGCAGGCAACAAGCTTAAAGAAGCTGTAAAATAA
- the mazG gene encoding nucleoside triphosphate pyrophosphohydrolase — protein MSAAITVVGLGSGNPDRLTVGILKTMQRASKVYVRTMSHPVIEALGELGIQAESFDHIYEAHDSFPEVYESIASTLINLAKAAEDDRGIVYAVPGHPMVAEATVRLLRERCPEQQVSLSVLGGESFLDEAFVRLGFDPIEGFQLLDAAELRSDLIQPQLHTLIGQVYDMFTASEVKLALMELYPDDYPVVVGHALGVEGEEDIRHVPLYELDRIEGYGNLSLIYVPRSDDPSLRQRTFSRLHEIVGILRSPEGCPWDREQTHESIRKNLIEETYEVLETIDEDDPEHMQEELGDLLLQIMLHSQMEEELGTFTVYDVIQGLNDKLIFRHPHVFGESSANDAESALRNWEQMKAEEKRRKGLHPDQASALDGIPRDLPALMKAYKLQKKASKVGFDWDSIEGVFEKIEEELRELRQAVEDGQSADEAALELGDLLFAVSNAARFIGADPEEALSRTNRKFYTRFRYIEEQLAAQGKALSDSTLDEMETLWQEAKTRADSADGR, from the coding sequence ATGAGTGCAGCTATTACGGTGGTCGGCCTCGGCTCCGGGAATCCGGACCGGTTAACCGTCGGCATCCTGAAAACCATGCAGCGGGCGTCCAAGGTTTATGTGCGCACGATGTCCCATCCCGTGATCGAGGCACTGGGCGAGCTGGGCATTCAGGCGGAGTCGTTTGATCATATCTATGAAGCCCATGACTCCTTTCCGGAGGTGTACGAGTCCATTGCATCCACGCTGATCAATTTGGCGAAAGCCGCGGAGGATGACCGCGGGATCGTGTATGCCGTCCCCGGACACCCCATGGTGGCGGAGGCGACGGTCCGGCTGCTGCGGGAACGCTGCCCTGAGCAGCAGGTGAGTCTTTCCGTGCTCGGCGGGGAGAGCTTCCTGGACGAGGCGTTCGTGCGGCTCGGCTTCGATCCGATCGAAGGCTTTCAGCTGCTGGATGCCGCTGAGCTTCGAAGCGACCTCATTCAGCCCCAGCTTCACACTCTGATCGGCCAGGTGTATGATATGTTCACGGCTTCCGAGGTCAAGCTCGCGCTGATGGAGCTCTACCCTGATGATTATCCGGTCGTCGTGGGACACGCGCTCGGCGTCGAGGGGGAAGAGGATATTCGTCACGTTCCGCTCTATGAGCTGGACCGGATCGAGGGATACGGAAATCTGTCGCTGATCTATGTTCCGCGAAGCGATGATCCGTCGCTTCGTCAGCGCACGTTCTCCCGCCTGCATGAAATTGTGGGCATTCTTCGAAGTCCCGAGGGCTGTCCGTGGGACCGGGAGCAGACCCACGAGTCCATCCGCAAGAATCTGATCGAGGAAACCTACGAGGTGCTCGAGACGATTGACGAGGATGATCCGGAGCATATGCAGGAAGAGCTGGGTGATCTGCTGCTGCAGATTATGCTGCATTCCCAGATGGAGGAGGAGCTCGGCACCTTTACGGTGTACGATGTCATTCAAGGCTTGAACGACAAGCTCATCTTCCGCCATCCGCATGTATTCGGCGAGAGCAGCGCCAACGACGCGGAATCCGCGCTTCGGAACTGGGAGCAGATGAAAGCGGAGGAGAAGCGCCGCAAGGGGCTCCACCCGGATCAAGCTTCGGCGCTTGACGGGATTCCGCGGGATTTGCCGGCGCTGATGAAGGCCTACAAGCTTCAGAAGAAGGCGTCCAAGGTCGGCTTTGATTGGGACAGCATCGAAGGCGTATTCGAGAAAATCGAGGAGGAGCTCCGGGAGCTGCGCCAGGCGGTAGAAGATGGACAGAGCGCGGACGAAGCGGCCTTGGAGCTGGGAGACCTCCTGTTCGCGGTTTCGAATGCGGCAAGGTTTATCGGCGCGGACCCGGAAGAAGCGCTCTCGAGAACGAACCGCAAATTCTATACTCGCTTCCGCTACATAGAAGAGCAGCTTGCCGCCCAGGGAAAAGCTCTTTCCGACAGCACGCTGGATGAGATGGAGACCCTTTGGCAGGAAGCGAAGACTCGGGCAGACAGCGCTGACGGCCGGTGA
- a CDS encoding polysaccharide biosynthesis protein — protein MKPEETGARLLKGAFILSAAAMLSKLIGTLQKIPLQNMGGDAVFGIYNTVYPFYMMMITVAVLGFPAAVSMFVAEYEAEGRSGDSRRLLRISSVTLVLFGLVLGLIMYGAAPWLGQAIGSGQVVPALRAGALALAFVPWMSVLRGYFQGLHNMVPTAVSQIVEQSVRVAVMIALLLYLIEAGASPDRIAAGALLGSAAGGAAGLLIMGWYWRRHGSRPLTGAPQPLPSAEPEDVKKDSGAHADVNKEGAGVLLRRLLAYGIPVCLSLLAVPLIGLADTFTVPRLLSMAGLPEEAAMAEFGIYNRGLPLVQLVTMLATSLSVLFIPALAEAKFRGERDRVASHTGLALRWFWLIGMSASIGLAVLAKPINVMLYEDAAGTVTMQVIAFTAAGGTMSTITAALLQGVGIVKAPALHLLAAAALKLLLNLLLVPQLGITGAAVAGVAAHLAAAALNLALLSRSARITAGAGAVMARTLAVLAAVALAAWCAQAAAGAMLGAAGIAPGRLADAAAALGGVLAGGGAFLAAAAWTKLLTASELRMLPKVGGPLAALLKALRLLR, from the coding sequence ATGAAACCAGAAGAGACAGGCGCAAGGCTGCTGAAGGGAGCCTTCATCCTTAGTGCTGCAGCGATGCTGTCGAAGCTGATCGGCACTTTGCAAAAAATACCGCTGCAGAACATGGGCGGAGATGCCGTGTTCGGCATCTATAACACGGTTTACCCCTTCTATATGATGATGATCACGGTGGCGGTGCTCGGCTTTCCGGCAGCCGTCTCCATGTTTGTGGCCGAATACGAAGCCGAGGGCCGAAGCGGGGACAGCCGCCGGCTGCTGCGCATCTCTTCGGTGACGCTCGTGCTGTTCGGGCTGGTGCTCGGCCTTATCATGTATGGCGCAGCTCCCTGGCTCGGACAAGCCATAGGCAGCGGGCAGGTGGTGCCGGCGCTCCGGGCAGGCGCCTTGGCGCTGGCCTTCGTGCCATGGATGTCGGTGCTGCGCGGGTATTTTCAGGGCCTGCACAATATGGTGCCGACGGCCGTCTCCCAGATCGTGGAGCAGTCGGTCCGGGTAGCCGTCATGATCGCGCTGCTGCTGTATCTCATCGAAGCCGGGGCATCCCCGGACCGAATTGCGGCGGGAGCGCTGCTGGGATCGGCGGCCGGAGGGGCTGCAGGGCTCCTGATTATGGGCTGGTATTGGCGCAGACACGGAAGCAGGCCCCTTACAGGAGCGCCGCAGCCTCTGCCCTCCGCCGAACCGGAAGATGTGAAGAAGGATTCCGGAGCGCATGCCGATGTAAACAAGGAGGGAGCGGGCGTTCTTCTCCGCCGCCTGCTCGCATACGGCATCCCGGTGTGCCTCAGCCTGCTGGCCGTCCCGCTGATCGGATTGGCCGATACGTTTACCGTGCCGCGGCTGCTTAGCATGGCCGGGCTGCCGGAAGAGGCGGCGATGGCCGAATTCGGGATTTACAACCGGGGGCTGCCGCTGGTGCAGCTGGTAACCATGCTGGCCACGTCCTTGTCCGTGCTGTTTATACCGGCGCTGGCCGAAGCCAAGTTCCGCGGCGAGCGGGACCGGGTGGCCAGCCATACCGGGCTGGCGCTCCGCTGGTTCTGGCTGATCGGGATGAGCGCGTCCATTGGGCTGGCGGTGCTGGCCAAGCCCATTAACGTCATGCTGTACGAAGACGCCGCAGGCACCGTAACGATGCAGGTCATTGCGTTTACGGCAGCCGGCGGCACGATGAGCACGATTACGGCAGCGCTGCTGCAGGGCGTTGGCATCGTTAAGGCGCCGGCCCTGCACCTGCTTGCCGCTGCGGCGCTGAAGCTGCTGCTCAACCTGCTGCTGGTGCCGCAGCTTGGCATAACAGGCGCCGCCGTCGCGGGCGTGGCGGCGCACTTGGCCGCAGCAGCGCTCAACCTCGCGCTGCTCTCGCGAAGCGCCCGCATCACCGCGGGTGCGGGCGCGGTCATGGCGAGGACGCTTGCGGTCCTCGCCGCGGTGGCGCTGGCCGCCTGGTGCGCGCAAGCGGCGGCCGGCGCCATGCTCGGGGCGGCCGGCATAGCGCCGGGCCGCCTTGCCGACGCCGCTGCTGCGCTTGGCGGCGTGCTTGCGGGAGGCGGCGCGTTCCTTGCCGCCGCCGCTTGGACGAAGCTCCTCACAGCGTCGGAGCTTCGGATGCTGCCGAAGGTCGGCGGGCCGCTGGCAGCCCTCTTGAAGGCGCTGCGCCTGCTGCGCTAA
- the spoVT gene encoding stage V sporulation protein T → MKATGIVRRIDDLGRVVIPKEIRRTLRIREGDPLEIFVDRDGEVILKKYSPIGELGDFAKEYAESLYESTGHITIISDRDSFIAVAGGSKKEYLDKPIGNLLENCMENRKTVLESNSGTYEISKDNPETLSAFVAAPIIAGGDPIGSVVLLNKDESVNMGEMEVKMAETAAGFLGKQMEQ, encoded by the coding sequence ATGAAAGCTACTGGTATCGTCCGCCGTATCGATGACCTCGGGCGCGTGGTCATCCCTAAAGAAATTCGACGCACATTACGGATTCGCGAAGGTGATCCGCTGGAAATTTTCGTAGATCGGGATGGAGAAGTCATTCTGAAGAAATATTCGCCAATCGGCGAGCTTGGCGATTTTGCGAAGGAATACGCGGAATCCCTGTACGAAAGCACGGGCCACATTACGATTATATCGGATCGTGACTCCTTTATCGCCGTTGCCGGCGGCTCCAAGAAGGAATACTTGGACAAACCGATCGGCAATTTGCTGGAAAACTGCATGGAAAACCGCAAGACCGTTCTCGAAAGCAACAGCGGAACGTACGAGATCAGCAAGGATAATCCGGAGACGCTGTCGGCCTTCGTAGCCGCACCGATCATTGCAGGCGGTGACCCGATCGGGAGCGTCGTGCTGCTGAACAAGGACGAGTCCGTCAACATGGGCGAGATGGAAGTGAAGATGGCTGAAACGGCCGCAGGCTTCCTCGGGAAGCAAATGGAGCAGTAA
- a CDS encoding peptidylprolyl isomerase produces the protein MPSRNKRAWKTFIVSLTAVLSMSMIAACGKDDSKGNEVDDSKVIVKYKGGELTAKEFDLEQRMIQFMSPEYAQFLQMDEFKEYLAKQGVAYEYLYAKADDKAKEAAGKQADELLKSNKSAMGEENYKKALEAQKLTEEDVKNYMLRIMTVVEYEKSQVTEDDMKKDFEANKQDYTKVSVRHVLVGFQDPEGKERPEGEALKIAKEVQSKLNKGEDFAAIAKEYSEDPGSKDKGGLYENEPAGRWVPEFKEKALSLELNKISDPVETSYGYHIMKVEKREEVTYDKLTAEEKEGIQNKLASGKIDNFMQNELSGLIESMNLPKSENAGDKPAEEKPAEGGDATKPADGSDAPADGEKAPAAGTGDSVK, from the coding sequence ATGCCGTCAAGAAATAAAAGGGCATGGAAAACCTTTATCGTATCATTAACAGCCGTGCTGTCCATGTCGATGATCGCCGCTTGCGGGAAGGATGACAGCAAGGGGAATGAAGTGGATGACAGCAAAGTTATTGTCAAATATAAAGGCGGAGAGTTGACCGCGAAAGAATTCGATCTGGAGCAGCGGATGATTCAGTTCATGTCGCCAGAGTACGCACAATTCCTGCAGATGGACGAATTCAAGGAGTATTTGGCGAAGCAGGGAGTCGCTTACGAATACCTGTACGCCAAAGCGGATGACAAAGCCAAGGAAGCTGCCGGGAAGCAGGCGGATGAACTGCTGAAGAGCAACAAGAGCGCGATGGGAGAAGAGAATTACAAGAAGGCGCTGGAAGCTCAGAAGCTGACCGAGGAGGATGTGAAGAATTACATGCTTCGCATTATGACGGTCGTGGAATACGAGAAGAGCCAAGTAACCGAGGACGATATGAAGAAGGATTTCGAGGCGAACAAGCAGGATTATACAAAAGTCAGCGTTCGCCACGTCCTCGTCGGCTTCCAGGATCCGGAGGGCAAGGAAAGACCGGAGGGCGAGGCGCTCAAGATTGCGAAGGAAGTGCAGTCCAAGCTGAATAAAGGCGAGGATTTCGCTGCAATCGCTAAGGAATACTCCGAGGATCCGGGCTCCAAGGACAAGGGTGGCTTGTATGAGAATGAGCCGGCTGGCCGATGGGTTCCCGAATTCAAGGAAAAGGCCCTGTCCCTTGAGCTGAACAAAATCAGCGATCCCGTGGAGACCAGCTACGGCTACCACATCATGAAGGTCGAGAAGCGGGAAGAAGTAACGTATGACAAGCTTACCGCCGAGGAGAAGGAAGGCATTCAGAACAAGCTGGCTTCAGGCAAAATCGATAACTTTATGCAGAATGAGCTCAGTGGTTTAATCGAGAGCATGAACCTGCCGAAGAGCGAGAACGCCGGGGACAAGCCTGCTGAAGAGAAGCCTGCGGAGGGCGGCGATGCAACGAAGCCTGCCGATGGGAGCGATGCGCCGGCTGATGGCGAGAAGGCACCGGCTGCCGGTACTGGAGACAGCGTGAAGTAG